In the Apium graveolens cultivar Ventura unplaced genomic scaffold, ASM990537v1 ctg5284, whole genome shotgun sequence genome, TGAAAACATGCATGCTGCCGGATGTAAGTCTATTGCCTTAGTTTTATTTTGATACCGTAACTTTTATTGAGTGCTTGTATCCGGGACTGATATTTTGTTGTTTTCCTTTTCAGGTATTCCGAAGTTGATTCCCTAATCCCCCAATATATCTGCCCAACTTAAAGATCTGTCGGCCAAGCTGCGAAGGATTGGGGGAATGACGAGCGTGGATGTTGGGAAGAAGAAGGTTGGAGAGGGTGATGATGCAGCCCGGAAGGCGGCGCCGTCTCGCCCGGGGAGGACAACAATCGTGATCAACGAGCCCTGGGCCGAGGACGTGCAGCAGGGGGATGTGATAAGAGTTCCAGTACCTCGAAAGAGGAAGGGCGCCCCCGCGAGTTCCGGGGACAAAGGTGATGATGTGTCTGAGGGCCCGGTTTCAAAGAAGTCTGTTGTTGATCTGGCCCCGGACACTCCGGAAACTTTGAACGCCCTGCTTGCAAGTTTCACCCCGGAGACTCGCCGGAGAGAGTTGTTTGAGAATTATGCCAGCACGGCGGAGAGGAAGAAATACAAGAAGGAGCCCCTCGACGACTTCCTGGTCGGGCTTCAGGAGGATATCACTGTTGTAAGCCTTTTTCTTACTTGCCTTCTTCTTGTGTTCTTGTATTTGTGTTGCCTAATCATGACTTATAATGCTTTCAGGCTAACTCCCGGGTTGTTGGACTGGTTTGTATAACCCGGAGCCTTCAGGCGAAGGCTGATGCTGCCGAGGTCTATAAGACTGAATCCGAGCGGTTGTCCCGGGAGATCCGGGAGTTGAAGGAGGCGAGTGCAAGGGAGGCTGCTGCTCGTAAGAAGATTTTGGACGAGATCCGGGAGAGGCAGGACCGGGCTGAGGCTTCTGTCCGGGAGATGAGGGCTGAAAATCAAAAGTTGAGGGATGATCTTGCCGCCCGACCCACTCCCGAGGAGGTTCTGGCAGGGTTCCGGGGCAATCCCGCGTACTTCGAAGAGCTAAATGACAAAGCGCTGGAGAAGATCCAGATCTGCTGGAATGTTGCTTCGAAGTATCTCGGCGAAGAGTCTCATGGTACAATAGACGTCTTCTTGGAGAAGTATATAGAAGAGGAGACCCGGTTGGAGCAGGAAAAGGAAGCTCTCCGGGCAATGGAGTCCGGTGTTGGGACGTCCAGCAATGTTCCCTCCTTCTCCGGGTCGCCACTTGTCGAACAGCCTCCCGTACTAGAGGGTAATCCAGAGCAGCCTCCTTCTCCTCCCGCCGACTCTGCCGTTTGAAGCTTGAAGACTCTGCCATGTTTTGGCATGTAATTTCTATTTTCTTGTTTTTAGCCTAAGTCGTTCCGAACTAAGCCTTTTGGCTTTTTAGACTTGATTGTAATTTGAATCTCGAGTTGCCCCCCCGGGGTGTGTTTCCCCGGGGTAGTTTAATGTTATTATGCTTCGTTTCCTTCATATTGATTTGCATGTTTAGAACTTCTGACTTGGATACATGGGCTGTGTTTTAGCggacacatgggctgtgtttttagcggaccccgggatggggtaaaaAATTTTAACTTACCAACATTTTATGAATACTCATGGGCTGAGCTTTTATAGGACCCCGGGTAGTGGTAATTTTTAACTTgatagaaaaatattttataaatacaCATGGGATGTGTTTTGCGGACCCCGGGATGGGGTCATTTTCAATTTGATAGAAGCTTTATTACACATGGGCTGCGTTTTTGCGgaccccgggatggggtaaaaatttttgacttatcaagaTTTTATGAATACTCATGGGCTGAGCTTTTATAGGACCTCGGGTAGGGGTAATTTTTAATTTGATAGAATTTTCTCCCTGGGGTGGGATAAAATTTCTATACCCTTTTTATAAAATCTTTGAGTACACATGGGCTGCATTTGTTTAAATTTGATAGCAAATAAAGGAACAACATAATGAAATTGGTTCAAGCTATGGATCGCTTAAAGTAGAGTTTTTTATTTATATTGAGAGCAAAATTACATTCTGGGGTGAATGAGGACAATGCTTACATCAAAATATCATAATATAGATGTAGATGTGTTTCCTGGCTGTGCACCTTTTCCTTattggtagaatttccttaggcGGGCTCCATGCCAGGTATTGGGGACCTTGGTTCCGCTGAGTTAGCTCAGCTTATAAGTtcataaaatatgaattttgtctATGTTagtcaattttaaaatcataaaaacgaTAAACTTTAAATTTCGTATCTTTTTCTAAAATTCATATACAATTTAAAATAATgataaaattctatttttattataATGCGAGTTCGAACGCAATAATATTTTACTTTATCGAGAAATTATGACGTACTCTTTAACTTTTTAAGGAagatattatataaaaaaaagacaatttaattataatttatcacAATGCTGGTCATGTCCTACATGGTATATATTTAGGCACATTGGATAAATTACACCTACATCGGTATATAAGCCTATACTCTCTCGAAATTCTGGTCCATCACTATTGCATATACATTTCGATTCATTTCGACTGTGAGATATGGAGATTTCTAAGTTAAATAATCAAAACAATGGCTCTAACGATGGAAGTACTAAGGAAAAAGTGGTGACCATTTTGGTGGTGGACGATGATAGAACATGCTTATCTCTTATAGCTAGTTTGCTAAAGGGATGCCCCTATCCAGGTGAGTACATAAACTCTATTCATTTCTTGTTTATAAAATCTGCtaataattcatattttaattgTACGAGTTAAAAATAAGaggaaattataaaaaaaattgcagAAGATTTCGTTCATTCTGACTGATTTTTAAATTACCATCTCAAATCTTTCGATGTGGCATACTGATCTTTCTAGAATATAATATCAGATGCAGTCAGGGACTTTTTCTAACATCTTTAGATTTTAAATGAGCTCGTTACTTAACAGATTTTGCGTCTAATATTTTCTTGTTTTGTTTTCTCATAGTATTGACTGCCAAGGATCCTCTGGATGCTTTGCGCATCCTACGGACTGGAGTCATTAAGTTTGATCTGGTGGTATCTGATGTCCACATGCCAGGCATGGATGGGTTTGAACTACAAAGATGGATTCATCAAGATTTTCAATTACCGGTTGTATGTGAGTGTCACTATAACTGAatttaaatttcattaatatataaCCGCGCTTTATGAAAGATAGTTTTATCTAGTGCTATGTTAGGTATTTTTTTTATTACCGCAATTTTTTTGAAGCGCATAATAAATTTTTCATGCAATAGTAAACGATATTAAGAAGGCGGTTGCTCGGTTTTTAGATCAGTTTTTCAGATGATTAGTATCAATCTTTTTGATTGTTTTTTTCCTCAATTTTAGTTGTACAGTTCCCTCAATGATCTTCACCAACAGACTAATCAAACTCTTGAAATTTTATTGTTAGTGATGTCAGGTGATTGAGAAGCTAGTAATCTATGCGAGGGAAGTCAGAGTGGAGCTTCCCTTTTCGTAGTTAAGCCCATTACTACAGAAGACTTGAAATCAATATGGGATTTTGTGAACCAATGGAAAAAGAATCTAGCTAACGGGAAAAACTTAATATCTGATGATAGTTCTGCTAAGGACAATGAAGATGACACTGGTAATAAGttatatgaaaagaaatcgaagcGAAAGCTTCAGATAACTGATAATGAAGATCATAATCATGGCAAAAACAGAGTTCCGAAAGACAAAGCTCTTCTAACAAAAAAGAACAAGCTTAATTGGACACCTTTTCTCCATGACAAGTTTGTAAGAGCTGTGCAGCATCTAGGGCCTCAAGGTAAGATGTTACATTTTAACATGTCTTTCACTACAGTTTAATGATGTCGATTATGTCTCACATACTTGAATTGTCCGCGATGAATTTTTGTTGTAGGATCTATTCCGAGGAACATTGTTACCGTAATGAATGTGCCTGGACTGAGGAGGGAACAAGTAGCCAGTCACTTGCAAGTTAGTTCCTCCCCCTCTTTTCTCCTTTTCTTCTGTGTGACGAGAATTTCTAATTTTGCTGTTCTAATGTCTTCTTTATTCTAATATTGGCAGAAGTACCGAATCGACCAAGAGAAACAGTCTGAAGCAGAACAAAATCCAGACTTGTTTAAAACACTCCAAAATGGGAAAAGGTGGTCCTCATCGTTTCTCAGCCATAAGGAACTACTAGGTTACGGACAATCTAAGCTACTAACCAGTCCAGGTAATTAAACAGTTGACACGATTCTGTCAGGCATTTGTTAACATGAATGAGCTTGGGTGAAAACTATTTGATTTGTAATGCTACAGGTTTTCCTCCAAGTGGACTAACAAACGGTACATATCCCAGTCTGATGTACCAGCCACAAACACCCGAATTTTCTAGCAGTGACAAGATTAGCAGTGGATTTAATTCTGTCCAAACTTTGGCTCCGATTCACATGAATCAGAATGGCTTTTCTAAACAAACACAGCCACAAAACTACTATACTGGCGGTGCACTTGAAGTTTACAATACATTTGCTTCACAGAGAAATTTCGCATCTCCTACATTTGATAATGTTGTCCCTGAGCAACAATACAGATCTGCTGATCAAATTAACGTTTCCGTTTATGGAAGTACCTATCAGTCAACTGATTTGGTATATTAAGTTTACATAAATTCATGTTCTACTCTGTCTCTGCTAAACAACTTAAGGTTTAcaatttaaatttcaaaatatgCCTAATTATTTTCATCTTTCTCCTTTACGTGTTATCACATGTAGAATAAAAATCAAGAGTTCTACATACGAAACAATTTTGATTTTGGAGATGCCTTTCTGGTTAACAAAGACTTGCCAAATGCTGACAATGTGCAAACAGACCTTGATGAGGTATATACTTAATATATGTAGAATTATTTAGATATTGATATATTCTGCATGATTATGTACATATTTCTCCTTCACGTGTTATCGCATGTAGAACAACAATCAGGACTACTACATCGGAAACAGTTTTAATTTTGGAGATGTCTTTCTAAACAAAGACATGCAAAATGCTGACAAGGCGCACATAAGCCTTGATGAGGTAATTATTTAGATATTGATACATTGCTGCAAATACACAGAGGACTAATTGTTTGTTGAGGAGTGTCTCAGAAATAGCTTCTCATCTTCAAATTTAACCAGAACAATATATTAAAAGACTTTTAAATTTATAGTACATTTGTTTCACAGAGAGATTTTGCATATCCTCAAATCGATTCTGTTGTCCCTGAGCAGAAAAACGAATCAACTGATGCTGAGGTAAAATTAACATAAATTTATGTTCTGCTCTTTCTCTTCTATACATCTTGTCTTAGAATTTAAAATTTCTACAAGTGTGCATGAATATCTTCATCTTTCTCTTTTACGTGTTATCGCTTGTAGAACAAAAATCAAGACTACGACGTCGGAAACAATTATGATTTTGGAGGTGCCTTTCTGGTAAACAAAGACATGCCAAATGCTGACAAGGTGCCCACAAACCTTGATGAGGAACTGACTTAATATTTGCAAAATTATTTAGATATCAATATATTTCCGCATGATTATCTTCATCTTTCTCCTTTACGTGTTATCACATGTAGAACAAATATCAAGACTACTACGTTGGAAACAATTTTGATTTTGGAGATACCTTTCTGGAAGAAAAAGATATGCCAAATGCTGAAAAGGTGAACACAGACCTTGATGAGGTATAGACTTAACATATGAAAAATTATTCAGATATCAAAATATATTGATGCATGGACAAGTGGGGATATCTTGCTCAAATattctcaatatatatatatatattgctcAAATAAGAACTTCTTAAAATGAGAATTATGAGAACTTGTAATCTTCGTAGTTAAAGtttgtaattttataaaatttaaaatttttactttGCACAAAATCATCAATTTCCGAATTCAAAATTTTACCTTTTTAAAAGTCAGCAATTTTAATTACGAAAATTCTTACGATTTTCAATTACTAAGTGGGGATCCCAGTGGGGATCTCGTCCCATTTTTGGGCACATCAAAGTACAATATCAATCTTTTCAATAGTTATTGAGAATATTGGGGTAGGAGGGAATCGCTTGAGTCCTCCAGTAACCAGGGATATCAGGATCTGatatcatgttaacatcatatttCATATCATTAAGACTCAGGAATAGCTGCATAACATAAGTCATTTCACGTGAAACAAGCAATTACTAATATTTTACAAATACATAGCATTAAACTTGATAACTCCGCTAGTATGAGATGTTGATATATGTTTCATGTTAAATGGAATTAAGAAATTACAATACCAGGTGTTAAAATTGAACATGAGTCTCTTAGCTTTTCATCTTCAATGCTAAACTAATTAATCCTGTATATGACAAATATTATAGTATCATGATAATGGATGCAACACTGGGACTCCACATTTTGAATCGAAAGGAAATCATCAGTCTAATGATGATCAGCAGGTATTATCCTAGCTTACAGTAGTAGCTTagcatttaaaattttaaactacAAATATCTATACAATTTTACTTTTACCtcataattaaattaataattcccGTGTGAAATGTTATTAGGGAATGGGTGAGGATTTTTGGGCGTGGTTGCTTTCTGAATGACAACAACAACTTTGGAGGACTTGCATCAACTATTTGGAACTATTTCCCCCTTGgtttgataaaaaaaaaattatgctcGCAGCGATTGCGTAATGACAAGAAAAATATGTGATTAATGAGATCGAAGATTCATCTAAACTTTCGTGGAATCGAGTTGTTTATGTCTTTTTCGCTCAGGTTTCTAATAGTAACAGTTTCGATTAATGAGAAGAAAGGCGAGTTTCTGTTCAATCTTTTTACCTCTATTAGAAGTTATTGTCGATAACTTGAAACAGTTTCGATTAATGAGAAGAAAGGCGAGTTTCTGTTCAATCTTTTTACCTCTATTAGAAGTTATTGTCGATAATTTGAAACAGTGTATCCACGGAAATTCTAAAAAATCTTTTAGGCTTATTTCTATTGTTTCTGAAttgcttttccaagattgacaAATTATGAACTGTCTTTTGTTGTCGAAAGAAATTTCTTGTGATATTTACCACCATCACAATTTTGATGCAAGAGTTCCAAATCTCTAAAAATACCATAAAAACATTCCCAAGAAAACCAACACCAACACATACACTAAGAAAACCAACACGTAGTAAACTCGGGAATCGTTACGCATATACCCGTTGTTATGTTTGTGTACGTTTAGGGATTTACGAAATGTAAAACTTGTAATTTTGAATTCCACTTGCCGTAACTGTAAAAAACTTCTTTCGTAGTTTGTAAATATATAAAGATCTTGTCAAGGTGATTTACGGTTTTGGAGAAAAATCCGTTTTAGTGAACAATGTCGAGAAAGCCAAACTGTTACGTGGTACTGACAGGGGAATAAACATGGCcctcaattttttttaaaacttataaaaCATGAACAGTTGATGACCTATACAGCGAGGAAGACCTCTTTAAAATTTGAACTTAAAATGTTAAATTTTAGATTTAACAAAAATATCGGAGTCAAGGTCATGCAAAGAGTAATCACCAAAAATGCTTACTGCCTAAAAACTGCTATCTCCGGTTTTTTATTGCACttcctaaaaatatatttttgagTAATTTTATTCTAGACACTCTGTAGATCGTGCACGCAAAGACGGTGTGTCAATTGAGTTAACTATTTGAGAAAAATCAATATATTTAGTAAAAGTGGTGCAAATAGTAAAACCCCATAGTTGACCAAacttttaatatatttttcatcTAATTAAATAAATGTTTTCAAATTGTAACttttatgaaaaatattaaaaatacatACACAAGAAGCTCCTTGAGATGGTTTGGTACTTAAATAtcaattttctaatttattaaagaTATAAGAGTGTGAgacgcgtaatagtaacattgaGGAAACTGAACCCAAGAAGCCACAAGATTACAACAATAGCTAATCCAAAATATTAGAATATTTGCATGACAAAATTCAGAATTATTGTTCCAAAATTTTTAGGAAAATCATCGTATGAGTTTTAAACTATACTTCTATTGATTATTATCTTCACATCAAATATAATGACTTGCAAAATTCATGTCTTTGTATTTGTGTTTCGAATTTTAGAATACATATGCAACTATTTCTTTTTCGGTATTCCTAGAAGGTGAAATCATTGGTTACTCTACGAATATCAGGCAGTCGCAAAATCAAAAGACATTTTTAGAAAACCATGAAAACATaagtacaaaaataaaaaccTTTAACTTAAAATGCAGTTTGGTAGAGGATATAATCCTTGAAGGGAAAAATAATCTGGAATACTAGTTGCATGAACTGTACTTCTTTTCTCTTTTTCGTGGACATTCATGTAGTCATGAGCAGTTGCTTTGCATTGTTTACCCTTCTAAGGCTTCTTATTTGCATTATTCATTGCCTTCTCTTTTAGACTGATATATCTCTTCAAGGCTGACCCTTTATTTTTACATATGTTTGGTACTTTAACCTTGACATCTTGTGTCAGCTTCTGACCAACTACATTTGCCATAAACTCTGCTTTCGACATAACACCTCCACTACCATCACCATCATCCATATCAGTACTTAATTGCTTTACTGTCCAATGAACATGATCCAGCTTATCTAAATCTGTACCAGCTTTGTTAACCACTTTACGGAATTCAAACCTGATATGACTAACTTTGACTGCAACCTTTTGTATTTTAAGATGATCTTCGGAAATAACAAAAGACACTGAAGAACTGCCACTTTCAGCAATTTTCATCCAACGATTGAAAACCATATTTTTGGGGAATTTAACTAATCCAATTTGTTTTAAACCACAGAAATACCACACATAAAAAACTTATTGCATGAACACACATCATGATCATAGCTGACACTCACCTGCAAAATTTAATCAAATGTAATAATCACCAACACAGAGTATACTATGTAATTAATGAAATATCATACAATTACCTTAAAGATTTTATCTTTCACTTTAACATCTCTGATTTCCAAACAAGTAATGCCGTCAATTTCTTCACTCATTTTCTTGATTTACATATTCAAACAAGAAGAAATAATCTCATCTTGAAGTTTATAAAAAATAGCTCTTGTAAACAAATCAGTAGCATCATCTTCAATGAACCACTCTGAAACAGTAATTGGCAGGCTTGAATTGGACTCATGGTTTAATCTACGAGTTTCATTCCGCCGCTTATCCATAGCATTTTCAAACCGAAACCAGAATTCACATAAAGTACTCCCTTATCTATAAAACTGACTAAAGAAAAAATTCTCACTTTTAGACCGCGAGGTAGTTCTCATTTACCCAAACACAGGTTCACCTCAAAAATACGCAGGAATCCAAGACTTTCTAAGCGAATACATTTTTCCTAACCACTTGTTCCATTCAAGTTTAAACTCTTTCATAACTGATAACCACCCTGATTCAAACTCATCAGGCTCAATAGTTGAAGACCAGataaatttcttcatcttctccatAAAGTCAGTTTCCTTACACAATCGATTGCCAAGCTGACAAATAAATTACAGCAAATACAAAAATCAAACAATGAAATCACTTCAACAacttaaaaatgataaataaaaGAAGCCAaaaaagccaaacaaagaaaatcaatATTACCAACAAATAATATTATAGAAGCGAAATCAGTGATCATTTTCAAAGAAGATGGTATTGGTTAAAAAATATAAATCAATCTAACAAAAACAGTAACAACCAAATGCAATAAATcaccaaaataaaaaaataaatttaaaaattatcatTTAACATACCTTAAGAGGGGATTTCTGGATTATATGTCACATGCATAAACGATGCTTAGTGGCAGGATATTCATTGGTTGCTTTAAAAACTTCAGGAACAGCAGCTTTCAATGCATGACACTGGTCAGAACCATAAGAATATGATTATGCTTTATTGCTTCAAAAAATGCTGAACGCCCATGTATAATGACTGTTATCCTTCTTAACAAGAAGACATGCAGCAAATGTGACACATAGATCATGTTTATCCACACCGGTAAAAGGAGCAAAGATCATGTTATACCTGTTAAAATAAACACAAAATGGTCAAAAAGAATCATACAATTAAAAAAAAACCTAAAATGGTAGAAAATATACCGATTTGTATTAAATGTAGCATCAAAGGATACAACATCTCCATTTAATTCATAATTTCTTCTAGCAGTAGCATCAGCCCAAAAAAGATTCGTTAAATGACCCTCACAATCAACATCATATGCATAATAAAATGATTCACATGTCTCATGTAAAACTTTAAACTTTTCCAGCAATATCTGTGCATCAGCCTCACCAACATAACACCTTAAATCTctattaaaattctgaaaatcatgtACCGAAGCACCAATATTGCCATAACCACCAACCTGTTCTTTCATCAAAGTAAAAGATTTACTAGTACCAATATTCACTTTAGCAGTATCAACAACATGTTAGCGCATACGATTAGTCATTTCTCTATTTGCTTTCAAAAATTGAAGACCATCTTCAGAAGCTAACGGATGATTGTGTTTTTCCTCAAACACAGCAATAACATACTTGTCGGACCAATACGTTTGAAAACACATATTGCTTTACATCCGCACCTCCCTGAAACAGTCCTCCTACGCTTAACAATTTTACTAGAACTTTCATCTAAATTTCTAGGCAGATCATTAAAACCAACTCTCCCACAAATaatatattttctcaaaattattTCATCCCTATCATTTTTCATTTCAATATTCAACCTCACATTAAATCTAGACAAC is a window encoding:
- the LOC141702575 gene encoding protein FAR1-RELATED SEQUENCE 5-like, whose protein sequence is MGPKFRECSSCGDSSHISRLVGDYVSNGGNSLSESEISVSRFNITHGGHKYYIPKYSGDISKPEVNQSFDSLEKGIEFYKEYGRLSRFNVRLNIEMKNDRDEIILRKYIICGRVGFNDLPRNLDESSSKIVKRRRTVSGRCGCKAICVFKRIGPTMNIGTSKSFTLMKEQVGGYGNIGASVHDFQNFNRDLRCYVGEADAQILLEKFKVLHETCESFYYAYDVDCEGHLTNLFWADATARRNYELNGDVVSFDATFNTNRYNMIFAPFTGVDKHDLCVTFAACLLLGNRLCKETDFMEKMKKFIWSSTIEPDEFESGWLSVMKEFKLEWNKW